The following coding sequences are from one Brooklawnia cerclae window:
- a CDS encoding Type 1 glutamine amidotransferase-like domain-containing protein yields MTTHIVTMGGGGFSMAPDGAPTNLDRYLVELTGRRSPLVCFAPTASADDPTYVRKFLTAYGTLGVRTMVLTLWTDAGASVARLEQADLVVVGGGHTVNLLALWKAHRVDQMLGRMAASGRDLVLAGLSAGGACWYTGCVTDSFGDYRPWPHGLGMLPGSFCPHWNGEPERHAVYTGAIASGELDAGYAADDGAALHWADGRLTDVVAEREGAGVLRLTASDEPASGGIVTEQLAVDLL; encoded by the coding sequence ATGACGACGCACATCGTGACCATGGGCGGTGGCGGGTTCTCCATGGCGCCCGACGGCGCACCCACCAACCTGGACCGATACCTCGTCGAGCTCACCGGACGGCGCAGTCCACTCGTGTGCTTCGCCCCGACGGCCTCGGCGGATGACCCCACCTATGTACGGAAGTTCCTCACCGCGTACGGCACGCTCGGCGTCCGGACGATGGTGCTCACTTTGTGGACCGACGCCGGCGCATCGGTGGCCCGGCTGGAGCAGGCCGACCTGGTGGTCGTCGGCGGGGGCCACACCGTGAACCTGCTCGCCCTGTGGAAGGCGCACCGCGTCGACCAGATGCTCGGACGCATGGCCGCTTCCGGGCGCGACCTCGTCCTCGCGGGGCTGTCGGCGGGCGGGGCGTGCTGGTACACCGGTTGCGTGACCGACTCCTTCGGCGACTACCGGCCCTGGCCCCACGGTCTGGGCATGCTGCCGGGCTCGTTCTGCCCGCACTGGAACGGGGAACCGGAACGGCACGCGGTCTACACCGGTGCCATCGCCTCGGGCGAACTCGACGCGGGCTACGCAGCCGACGACGGCGCCGCCTTGCACTGGGCGGACGGACGACTCACCGACGTCGTGGCGGAGCGCGAGGGCGCCGGGGTGCTGCGGCTCACCGCGAGCGACGAGCCCGCGAGCGGCG
- a CDS encoding ABC transporter ATP-binding protein, which translates to MLEVSHLTRTFGQLKAVDDVSFDVPTGQMIGFVGGNGAGKTTTMRMIMGLLAPDGGTVTWNGRPITREDRAHFGYMPEERGLYPKQAIVDQLIYIARLKGMTAAAARAEATSLMERFGLGDRLKDKLEKLSLGNQQRVQIAAAVMANPIALILDEPFSGLDPKAVDQMAGLLAERAARGVPVLFSSHQLDLIDRLCDGLVILSEGRMVADGTKDELESRGRLRHRLVVDGDAGWVRDFPDVRVDDVDGSTALVELQGPGAEQALLTEALRRGSVHEFAIVRPTLSEIYREVTA; encoded by the coding sequence ATGCTCGAGGTATCCCACCTCACCCGAACGTTCGGGCAACTGAAAGCCGTCGACGACGTGTCGTTCGACGTGCCCACCGGCCAGATGATCGGTTTCGTCGGCGGCAATGGCGCCGGCAAGACCACGACCATGCGCATGATCATGGGGCTGTTGGCACCCGACGGGGGCACCGTCACCTGGAACGGCCGCCCGATCACCCGCGAGGACCGCGCACACTTCGGCTACATGCCGGAGGAGCGGGGCCTGTATCCCAAGCAGGCCATCGTCGACCAGCTGATCTACATCGCACGGCTGAAGGGCATGACGGCCGCCGCCGCACGTGCCGAGGCCACCTCGCTCATGGAGCGGTTCGGGCTCGGCGATCGCCTGAAGGACAAGCTGGAGAAGCTCAGCCTGGGCAACCAGCAGCGCGTCCAGATCGCTGCCGCGGTGATGGCGAACCCGATCGCACTGATCCTGGACGAGCCCTTCAGCGGCCTGGACCCGAAGGCCGTCGACCAGATGGCCGGGCTGCTCGCCGAACGGGCCGCCCGCGGTGTGCCCGTGCTGTTCAGCAGCCACCAGCTCGACCTGATCGACCGGCTGTGCGACGGGCTGGTGATCCTGTCCGAGGGCCGGATGGTGGCGGACGGCACCAAGGACGAGCTCGAATCGCGAGGACGCCTGCGCCATCGCCTCGTCGTGGACGGCGACGCCGGGTGGGTGCGCGATTTCCCCGACGTCCGCGTGGACGACGTCGACGGCTCCACGGCCCTGGTCGAGTTGCAGGGTCCCGGCGCGGAGCAGGCCCTGCTCACCGAGGCATTGCGCCGTGGGAGCGTGCACGAGTTCGCCATCGTCCGCCCGACCCTGTCTGAGATCTATCGAGAGGTGACAGCATGA
- the purE gene encoding 5-(carboxyamino)imidazole ribonucleotide mutase — protein sequence MTRPPLVGIVMGSDSDWPTMEPAGTALLEFGIGYEADVVSAHRMPEEMVTYGRQAHHRGLRVIIAGAGGAAHLPGMLAALTPLPVIGVPVPLKHLDGMDSLLSIVQMPGGVPVATVGVGNARNAGLLAVRILASGDQRLTERMIAFQSELRDQALAKGERVRQNSPGHV from the coding sequence ATGACCAGGCCGCCACTGGTGGGGATCGTCATGGGATCGGACTCGGACTGGCCGACGATGGAGCCGGCCGGGACGGCCCTGCTGGAGTTCGGCATCGGGTACGAGGCCGACGTGGTGTCGGCGCACCGGATGCCCGAGGAGATGGTCACCTACGGCCGGCAGGCCCACCACCGTGGTCTGCGTGTGATCATCGCGGGCGCCGGGGGAGCCGCCCATCTGCCCGGCATGCTGGCCGCGCTCACCCCACTGCCGGTCATCGGCGTGCCCGTGCCGCTCAAGCACCTGGACGGCATGGACTCGCTGTTGTCCATCGTCCAGATGCCCGGCGGGGTGCCGGTGGCGACGGTGGGCGTCGGCAACGCGCGCAACGCCGGTCTGCTGGCGGTTCGCATCCTGGCCAGCGGCGATCAGCGGCTGACCGAGCGCATGATCGCATTCCAGTCCGAACTGCGTGACCAGGCTCTGGCGAAGGGCGAGCGGGTCCGCCAGAACTCGCCGGGGCACGTGTAG
- a CDS encoding ABC transporter permease: MTSNAPTRTAPDQERQPPWLTVTIREVMVKLTDRAFVIGTFATLAMIVLAVAASVFFSSRPETMNVVVTSPESAAMAAAVGDAAHAADDRYSVDLTTVDTADAAESLVRDGDADVFVDQVDGRWQLTYDSSPDATFEQYFSQVLSSQTIAALAQEAGASPGDVAQAMGFDSETLGGDAAQGVIGYIAGLAFAVLFLMSSMTYGMQIAQSVIEEKQSRIVEILVSVIPVRQLLAGKVIGNTLLSFGQMVLMLGTALIGIGFTPFKDMLPSFSSAIGWFLLFFLAGFLALACVWAAAGAMGTRSEDLQQTSQPLIWVLMVVYMAGFLASGTAQVVLSFVPIASSVLMPVRLVQGTVAWWEPVVALLINVAFSVLTVLLGERIYRRALLQTQGRLTYKQALALTD; encoded by the coding sequence ATGACCAGCAACGCACCCACGAGGACGGCCCCCGACCAGGAACGTCAGCCCCCGTGGCTCACGGTGACCATCCGCGAGGTCATGGTCAAGCTGACCGATCGCGCATTCGTCATCGGCACGTTCGCCACCCTCGCGATGATCGTCCTCGCCGTGGCGGCCAGCGTCTTCTTCAGCTCGCGTCCCGAGACGATGAACGTCGTGGTCACCTCCCCCGAGTCGGCCGCCATGGCCGCGGCCGTGGGGGACGCCGCCCACGCCGCCGACGACCGCTACAGCGTCGACCTGACGACGGTCGACACCGCCGATGCCGCCGAGAGCCTGGTCCGCGACGGCGACGCCGATGTGTTCGTCGATCAGGTGGACGGCCGCTGGCAACTCACCTACGACTCCAGCCCGGACGCCACCTTCGAGCAGTACTTCAGCCAGGTGCTCTCGAGCCAGACGATCGCCGCGCTCGCGCAGGAGGCGGGCGCCTCGCCCGGCGATGTGGCTCAGGCGATGGGTTTCGACTCCGAGACCCTGGGTGGGGACGCGGCCCAGGGGGTGATCGGCTACATCGCCGGACTCGCCTTCGCCGTGCTGTTCCTGATGTCGTCCATGACCTACGGCATGCAGATCGCCCAATCGGTGATCGAGGAGAAGCAGTCCCGCATCGTCGAGATCCTCGTGTCGGTGATACCCGTGCGCCAGTTGCTGGCCGGCAAGGTGATCGGAAACACGCTGCTGTCGTTCGGGCAGATGGTGCTCATGCTGGGCACGGCACTCATCGGCATCGGGTTCACCCCGTTCAAGGACATGCTGCCGAGCTTCTCCAGCGCGATCGGGTGGTTCCTGCTGTTCTTCCTCGCCGGCTTCCTGGCGCTGGCCTGCGTATGGGCCGCGGCCGGTGCGATGGGCACGCGCTCGGAAGACCTCCAGCAGACCAGCCAGCCCCTGATCTGGGTGCTCATGGTCGTGTACATGGCGGGCTTCCTGGCGAGCGGCACGGCACAGGTGGTGCTGAGCTTCGTCCCGATCGCCTCCAGCGTCCTCATGCCGGTGCGTCTCGTCCAGGGCACGGTGGCCTGGTGGGAGCCCGTCGTCGCGCTGCTGATCAACGTCGCCTTCTCGGTGCTCACCGTCCTGCTGGGCGAGCGCATCTACCGGCGGGCGCTCCTGCAGACCCAGGGCCGCTTGACCTACAAGCAGGCCTTGGCCCTGACGGATTGA
- the ykgO gene encoding type B 50S ribosomal protein L36, with the protein MKVRSSLRSLKQQPGSKVVRRRGRVYVINKLNPRFKARQG; encoded by the coding sequence ATGAAGGTCCGTTCGTCGTTGAGATCGCTCAAGCAGCAGCCCGGCTCCAAGGTGGTGCGGCGACGCGGGCGGGTTTACGTGATCAACAAGCTCAACCCGCGTTTCAAGGCCCGGCAGGGCTGA
- a CDS encoding response regulator transcription factor: MRVLLVDDQQLVRTGFRMILSVSDDVEVVGEAGNGVDAVEQVARLAPDVVLMDVQMPGMDGIEATRQVARTTRVVILTTFDRDDYLFDALDAGASGFLLKNAGPEMLVEAVHAVARGHALLSPEVTTRVIAQMARPAGSVPASSARGRPTGPAGAELTERETEVLVQMAYGLSNAEIAAELVVGEATVKTHVSNILTKLGLRDRVQAVAWAYRSGLLR, encoded by the coding sequence ATCCGTGTTCTGTTGGTGGACGACCAGCAACTCGTCCGCACCGGGTTCCGCATGATCCTGTCGGTGTCCGACGACGTGGAGGTCGTCGGCGAGGCGGGTAACGGCGTGGACGCCGTCGAGCAGGTCGCGCGGCTGGCGCCCGACGTCGTGCTCATGGACGTGCAGATGCCGGGGATGGACGGCATCGAGGCGACCAGGCAGGTGGCGCGGACCACCCGTGTGGTCATCCTCACCACCTTCGACCGGGACGACTACCTGTTCGACGCGCTCGACGCCGGAGCCTCGGGCTTCCTGCTCAAGAACGCGGGGCCGGAGATGCTCGTCGAGGCGGTTCACGCGGTGGCCCGCGGCCACGCTCTCCTGTCGCCCGAGGTGACCACGCGCGTGATCGCGCAGATGGCTCGTCCCGCCGGCTCGGTTCCGGCGTCCTCCGCACGGGGCCGTCCCACCGGCCCGGCCGGCGCCGAGCTCACCGAGCGTGAGACCGAGGTGCTCGTCCAGATGGCGTACGGGCTGTCGAACGCGGAGATCGCTGCCGAACTGGTGGTGGGCGAGGCCACGGTGAAGACACACGTCTCGAACATCCTGACCAAGCTCGGGCTGCGCGACCGCGTCCAGGCGGTCGCGTGGGCCTATCGCAGCGGCCTGCTCCGCTGA
- a CDS encoding MFS transporter: MPADTTGESRTTGDGSAPGQGGAVTGGLVPVLLVAACLRTPLSGVSPLVPRIGAQLGLSAPALGLLTTLPLLAFATVSPLAGWVSGRWGMGRTFTVFLSTLAVGILLRSAPGVGSLYTGTVLIGASIAFGNVLVPALIKRDYSASMSWLTGVYSAVMTGLAGVASGIAVPLSDALGQRWRPALAAALPLVVVALAVWIGRSRRLGETPLTVTRDDGSRGGRAAWAHLLRSPDAWAVAVFMGLQSTTFYMLLAWLPTIERNLGVSDAGAGAHLLVFQAVGVLAGLVVSRWMQQTTDHRVPAAVTGIAMVIGVAGLLARPQLLGLWIVITGLSQGSAIVVALALPGLRSQGPRQTARLAGMAQSLGYLMAAAGPTVAGWLGQSDGWDAVLIVVGALACVQAVVALPAGRHAG; the protein is encoded by the coding sequence ATGCCCGCAGACACCACCGGCGAGAGCCGCACCACGGGTGACGGCTCCGCCCCAGGACAGGGCGGGGCCGTCACCGGCGGCCTCGTCCCCGTGCTCCTGGTGGCAGCCTGCCTGCGCACCCCGCTGTCGGGGGTGAGCCCGCTCGTACCGCGGATCGGCGCGCAGCTCGGGTTGAGCGCACCGGCGCTGGGTCTGTTGACGACGCTGCCGCTCCTCGCGTTCGCCACCGTGTCGCCGTTGGCCGGCTGGGTGTCCGGGCGTTGGGGAATGGGGCGCACGTTCACGGTCTTCCTCTCGACGCTGGCCGTCGGCATCCTGCTCCGCTCGGCCCCGGGAGTCGGGTCCCTGTACACCGGCACGGTGCTCATCGGGGCGTCCATCGCGTTCGGCAACGTGCTCGTCCCAGCCCTCATCAAGCGCGACTACTCGGCGTCCATGTCGTGGCTGACCGGTGTGTACTCCGCCGTCATGACGGGGCTGGCGGGGGTGGCCTCCGGGATCGCCGTCCCACTGAGCGACGCGCTCGGACAGCGATGGCGTCCCGCTCTCGCCGCTGCGCTTCCGCTGGTGGTCGTGGCACTCGCCGTCTGGATCGGCCGGTCGCGCCGCCTCGGTGAAACCCCTCTCACCGTGACTCGGGACGACGGCTCACGCGGCGGACGAGCCGCCTGGGCACATCTGCTGCGCTCCCCCGACGCCTGGGCGGTCGCGGTTTTCATGGGGCTCCAGTCGACGACCTTCTACATGCTCCTCGCATGGCTGCCGACCATCGAGCGCAACCTCGGGGTCTCCGACGCCGGAGCGGGAGCACATCTACTCGTCTTCCAGGCGGTCGGTGTGCTCGCCGGGCTGGTGGTGTCGCGCTGGATGCAGCAGACCACCGACCATCGTGTGCCGGCCGCGGTGACCGGCATCGCCATGGTCATCGGCGTCGCCGGTCTGCTCGCCCGGCCGCAGTTGCTCGGCTTGTGGATCGTGATCACGGGATTGAGCCAGGGATCGGCCATCGTCGTGGCGCTCGCACTGCCCGGACTGCGCTCGCAGGGGCCTCGGCAGACGGCCCGCCTCGCGGGGATGGCCCAGTCCCTGGGCTATCTCATGGCGGCTGCCGGCCCGACCGTCGCGGGCTGGCTGGGGCAATCGGACGGGTGGGACGCGGTACTCATCGTCGTGGGAGCCCTCGCCTGCGTCCAGGCTGTCGTCGCCCTCCCCGCGGGACGTCACGCCGGGTGA
- a CDS encoding 5-(carboxyamino)imidazole ribonucleotide synthase, which translates to MSSSSHAAYAGRVSRSTTIGVIGGGQLARMMYAPAIALDVNLRLLAEGPDVGAARVFKDVTVGDYTDEAIVREFAAGCDVITFDHEHVPTRILRGLVDEGLLVRPGPEALEHAQDKLLMRERLTRTLDAPAPAWRRCPDEAALRAFGDEVGWPIIAKASRGGYDGHGVWKLDGPQDAAKPFAESLDASAGETVQIIGEEFVDFARELSVIVVRSPSGQAVAYPVSETVQRDGVCRETITPAPGLPDEQAAAITKLGLDIADDLRVVGVLAVELMQRTDGSVVVNELAMRPHNTGHWTIDGARTSQFENHLRAVLDLPLGDPRLRDDWCVMVNVLGGTVTDLTSELLHCFARDPRLRVEFYGKGVRPGRKVGHVVTYGENLDDVLGRARHAARYLMGEIREGQS; encoded by the coding sequence ATGAGTTCATCATCCCACGCCGCCTATGCTGGGCGGGTGAGTCGTTCCACCACCATCGGCGTGATCGGTGGCGGCCAGTTGGCGCGCATGATGTACGCCCCTGCGATCGCCCTCGATGTGAACCTGCGACTGCTGGCGGAGGGGCCGGACGTCGGCGCCGCACGTGTCTTCAAGGACGTCACGGTCGGCGACTACACCGATGAGGCCATCGTGCGCGAGTTCGCGGCGGGCTGTGACGTCATCACCTTCGACCATGAGCATGTGCCGACGAGGATCCTGCGGGGTCTCGTGGACGAGGGCCTGCTCGTCCGCCCGGGGCCCGAGGCACTGGAACACGCCCAGGACAAGCTGCTGATGCGCGAGCGTCTCACCCGCACACTCGACGCGCCCGCCCCGGCATGGCGGCGGTGCCCCGACGAGGCCGCCCTGCGTGCCTTCGGTGACGAGGTGGGCTGGCCGATCATCGCGAAGGCCAGTCGCGGCGGCTACGACGGCCACGGCGTCTGGAAGCTCGACGGCCCCCAGGACGCCGCGAAACCCTTCGCCGAATCGCTCGACGCGTCCGCGGGTGAGACGGTGCAGATCATCGGTGAGGAGTTCGTCGACTTCGCCCGCGAACTGTCGGTCATCGTCGTCCGCTCCCCGTCGGGCCAGGCCGTCGCCTACCCGGTCAGCGAGACCGTGCAGCGCGACGGGGTGTGCCGCGAGACGATCACCCCCGCCCCCGGGCTGCCGGACGAGCAGGCCGCTGCGATCACCAAACTCGGCCTCGACATCGCCGACGACCTGCGGGTGGTCGGCGTCCTGGCCGTTGAGCTCATGCAGCGCACAGACGGCTCGGTGGTGGTCAACGAGCTGGCGATGCGTCCCCACAACACCGGCCACTGGACGATCGACGGCGCCCGGACGAGTCAGTTCGAGAACCATCTGCGCGCTGTGCTCGACCTACCGCTGGGCGACCCGCGCCTGCGCGACGACTGGTGTGTCATGGTCAACGTGCTCGGCGGCACGGTCACCGACCTCACCAGCGAATTGCTGCACTGCTTCGCACGCGACCCCCGGCTGCGCGTCGAGTTCTACGGCAAGGGCGTGCGTCCGGGACGCAAGGTCGGTCACGTGGTGACCTACGGGGAGAATCTGGACGATGTGCTCGGGCGTGCCCGGCACGCCGCGCGCTACTTGATGGGTGAGATCAGGGAGGGACAGTCATGA